A stretch of the Mycobacterium sp. ITM-2016-00317 genome encodes the following:
- a CDS encoding APC family permease: MTEDVVPRETSAPDSVQRLKRNAVGTFGVIFMAVATAAPITAMVGNVPIAVGFGNGSHAPAGYLVATIVLGLFAIGYATMAKHITATGAFYGFISHGLGRVMGMASGLIITLAYIVFEASLIGIFAFFFQNFFASQLGVTIHWLIPALLMLVLNCVLTYFDVNLTAKVLGVFLITEIFMLALGAVAVAVKGGGPDGFAVGEILNPVGAFQPAAIAGASAGLGLFFAFWSWVGFESTAMYGEESKDPKRIIPRATMIAVLGVGVFYVFVSWMAIAGTGTQQAVELAQSADTSSEIFFAPVRDTYGEWAITLFNILLVTGSFACGMAFHNCASRYLYALGREGLSSGLQKTLGATHKTHGSPYIASFVQSGIALVLVLAFFFAGMDPYIHMYTLLAILGTMAILIVQSLCAFSVIAYFHFHKNHPSSAHWFKTFLAPLTGGLGMLYVVYLLWEHKESAAGAASGTLLFKLTPWIVVGVFAFGAAMALYFKFKDTRRYELIGRIVYDDSEIRE, translated from the coding sequence ATGACAGAAGACGTCGTTCCCCGTGAAACATCCGCCCCGGACTCGGTCCAACGGCTCAAACGCAACGCCGTCGGAACGTTCGGCGTCATCTTCATGGCGGTGGCCACCGCCGCGCCGATCACCGCGATGGTCGGCAACGTGCCGATCGCGGTCGGGTTCGGAAATGGTTCACACGCGCCGGCCGGCTACCTGGTCGCCACCATCGTGCTGGGCCTGTTCGCGATCGGTTACGCGACGATGGCCAAACACATCACCGCCACCGGCGCGTTCTACGGCTTCATCTCACACGGCCTGGGCCGGGTCATGGGCATGGCCAGCGGCCTGATCATCACGCTCGCCTACATCGTGTTCGAGGCGTCGCTGATCGGCATCTTCGCGTTCTTCTTCCAGAACTTTTTCGCATCCCAGCTCGGTGTCACCATCCACTGGCTGATCCCGGCGCTGCTGATGCTGGTACTGAACTGCGTGCTGACCTACTTCGACGTGAACCTGACCGCCAAGGTCCTCGGCGTCTTCCTGATCACCGAGATCTTCATGCTGGCCCTCGGCGCCGTCGCGGTCGCTGTCAAGGGCGGTGGACCCGACGGCTTCGCGGTCGGCGAGATCCTCAACCCCGTCGGCGCCTTCCAGCCCGCCGCGATCGCCGGTGCCAGCGCCGGCCTAGGTCTGTTCTTCGCGTTCTGGTCGTGGGTCGGGTTCGAATCGACCGCGATGTACGGCGAGGAGTCCAAAGACCCCAAGCGAATCATCCCGCGTGCCACCATGATCGCGGTCCTCGGCGTGGGTGTCTTCTACGTCTTCGTGTCGTGGATGGCCATCGCGGGCACCGGTACCCAGCAGGCGGTCGAGCTGGCGCAGAGTGCGGACACCTCCTCGGAGATCTTCTTCGCCCCGGTGCGCGACACCTACGGCGAGTGGGCGATCACCCTGTTCAACATCCTGCTGGTGACGGGTTCGTTCGCGTGCGGTATGGCGTTCCACAACTGTGCGTCGCGCTACCTGTACGCGCTGGGTCGCGAAGGCCTCTCCAGTGGTCTGCAGAAGACGCTGGGCGCCACGCACAAGACGCACGGGTCGCCCTACATCGCCTCCTTCGTGCAGAGCGGCATCGCGTTGGTGCTGGTGCTGGCCTTCTTCTTCGCGGGCATGGATCCCTACATCCACATGTACACACTGCTGGCCATCCTGGGCACCATGGCGATCCTGATCGTGCAGTCGCTGTGCGCCTTCTCCGTGATCGCCTACTTCCACTTCCACAAGAACCATCCCTCCAGCGCGCACTGGTTCAAGACGTTCCTGGCGCCGCTGACCGGCGGCCTCGGCATGCTCTACGTGGTGTACCTGTTGTGGGAGCACAAGGAATCCGCCGCGGGCGCGGCGTCGGGCACGTTGCTGTTCAAGCTGACACCATGGATCGTGGTCGGCGTGTTCGCCTTCGGCGCGGCGATGGCCTTGTACTTCAAGTTCAAGGACACGCGGCGCTACGAGCTGATCGGCCGGATCGTGTACGACGACAGCGAGATCCGCGAATAG
- a CDS encoding wax ester/triacylglycerol synthase domain-containing protein, which yields MTSTAATPPDSRAERVSGMDAWQLYQETSLQVGNGMSLILVDRSSVIGDLREYVVSALNNRMHLMPAYRKVLYDPWFNPDRPMLVARPEIDVSAHVTALPMPAPGGAVGAAKALAQVRAMHLNRREPLWHMYVLDDEDTERSYLISVVHHLLVDGDSTMEVVGCLMTPGDLSARPPKLIPASSTFPARPSAVVRDALARKGNRLRRLPRLVATSARIARSKWAARHLDVKAPRTALNCSLSGSSTAAVAVLPMVDLQTVAEKYSVTINHVLLSCVGAALNEVLRRRGARPAEPLVAAVPYAMRAADTSDYVTDGVGTTTVLRVNLHTTVDDPVRRLLAVAEHARAVKAVQEQRGVNLFRQWNEYAPGRAVNLMFRTIERFGLAERISWPCNVIVSNASGIAVEDPVFLDLPALRFHPAGPLYHGMGPSVIAMSWDSNLCLSVTADTRHVADAAVITDGIAAEFAALLGSAR from the coding sequence GTGACGAGCACTGCCGCCACCCCGCCGGACAGTCGCGCTGAGCGTGTCAGCGGCATGGATGCCTGGCAGTTGTACCAGGAGACCAGCCTGCAGGTCGGCAATGGGATGTCGCTCATCCTCGTCGACCGCAGTTCCGTTATCGGTGATCTCCGTGAGTACGTGGTGTCCGCGCTGAACAACCGGATGCATCTGATGCCGGCGTACCGCAAAGTGCTCTACGACCCCTGGTTCAACCCGGACCGGCCGATGCTTGTCGCCCGACCCGAGATCGACGTGTCCGCACACGTGACGGCCCTTCCGATGCCCGCTCCCGGAGGCGCGGTCGGCGCAGCCAAGGCGCTGGCGCAAGTGCGTGCCATGCATCTGAATCGGCGGGAGCCGTTGTGGCACATGTACGTCCTCGATGACGAGGACACCGAGCGGTCCTACCTGATTTCGGTCGTCCACCACCTTCTCGTCGACGGCGACTCGACGATGGAGGTCGTCGGCTGCCTGATGACACCAGGGGATCTGAGCGCCCGGCCGCCCAAGCTGATCCCGGCATCCTCGACGTTTCCGGCCCGGCCATCGGCGGTCGTGCGAGATGCTCTCGCGCGTAAGGGAAACCGACTGCGTCGGCTGCCACGGTTGGTGGCGACCTCAGCGCGGATCGCGCGCAGCAAGTGGGCGGCCCGCCACCTGGACGTCAAGGCGCCCAGGACAGCCCTGAATTGCTCGCTGTCGGGCTCCTCGACCGCGGCGGTGGCCGTTCTGCCGATGGTCGATCTGCAGACGGTGGCCGAAAAGTACTCGGTCACCATCAATCACGTTCTGCTCAGCTGTGTGGGCGCGGCATTGAACGAAGTTCTGCGCCGACGGGGGGCGCGTCCCGCCGAGCCGTTGGTCGCGGCCGTACCGTATGCGATGCGCGCTGCTGACACCTCCGACTATGTCACCGACGGTGTCGGGACCACCACCGTGCTGCGAGTCAATCTCCACACCACCGTCGACGACCCGGTGCGGCGCCTGCTCGCGGTCGCCGAACATGCCCGCGCCGTGAAAGCGGTGCAGGAACAGCGCGGTGTCAACCTGTTCCGGCAGTGGAACGAGTACGCCCCGGGCCGGGCGGTTAATCTGATGTTTCGAACTATCGAGCGTTTCGGCCTGGCCGAGCGTATTTCGTGGCCGTGCAACGTGATCGTCTCGAATGCCAGCGGGATCGCCGTCGAAGATCCGGTGTTTCTCGACCTACCCGCGTTACGTTTCCACCCGGCCGGCCCGCTCTATCACGGCATGGGGCCCAGTGTCATCGCGATGTCGTGGGACAGCAACCTGTGCCTTTCGGTGACGGCGGACACCCGCCACGTTGCCGACGCCGCCGTCATCACCGACGGGATCGCCGCCGAGTTCGCGGCCCTACTGGGCTCGGCGCGTTAG
- a CDS encoding oxidoreductase: MTSTPWTLTDASRQDGRVAVITGANSGIGLEVAQGLATLGATVVLACRSRDAATTARAAITQRHPRAVTEFAPLDLADLSSVRRCADTLRQRHSRIDLLINNAGIRQRTRAETSDGFETHFGVNFLGHFALTGLLNDRTQRVVMVSSVTHRRGIIDFDDLNSDRKYRGARAYANSKLAQVLFMYELNRRHGACCLAAHPGSARTALLRDQGWQKLAYHPLLRFSTSWFVQDADAGALPILRAAADPAAVAGDFYGPGGRFQTIGPPVKVDSAASARDPLTAARLWEAAESLTGVTF; encoded by the coding sequence GTGACCAGCACGCCGTGGACCCTGACCGACGCCAGCCGCCAGGATGGGCGCGTCGCCGTGATCACCGGCGCCAACAGTGGCATCGGCCTGGAGGTCGCTCAGGGGCTGGCCACGCTCGGCGCCACCGTCGTGCTGGCCTGCCGCAGCCGTGACGCGGCGACCACAGCCCGGGCAGCCATCACGCAACGCCATCCCCGCGCAGTGACCGAGTTCGCCCCACTGGATCTCGCCGACCTGAGCTCGGTGCGACGCTGCGCCGACACTCTGCGCCAGCGGCACAGCCGAATTGACCTGCTGATCAACAACGCCGGCATCAGGCAGCGAACGCGTGCCGAGACCAGCGACGGCTTCGAGACTCATTTCGGTGTGAACTTTCTGGGCCACTTCGCTCTGACCGGGCTCTTGAATGACAGAACACAACGCGTGGTCATGGTGAGCAGCGTTACGCACCGTCGCGGCATCATCGATTTCGACGATCTGAACAGCGACAGGAAGTACCGCGGTGCGCGGGCATACGCCAATTCGAAACTCGCACAAGTACTTTTCATGTACGAGCTGAACCGTAGACACGGTGCATGTTGTCTCGCCGCTCATCCCGGCAGCGCCCGCACCGCCCTGCTGCGCGACCAGGGCTGGCAGAAGTTGGCCTATCACCCGCTGCTGCGTTTCTCCACATCGTGGTTCGTTCAAGACGCCGACGCCGGAGCGCTGCCCATCCTGCGTGCCGCGGCCGACCCGGCAGCCGTGGCCGGTGACTTCTACGGCCCCGGTGGCCGATTCCAGACCATCGGGCCGCCTGTCAAGGTCGACTCCGCCGCATCAGCCCGTGATCCGCTCACCGCCGCGCGGCTGTGGGAAGCCGCCGAATCTCTCACCGGCGTGACGTTTTAG
- a CDS encoding diol dehydratase small subunit produces the protein MSDITVGNAVDGKLGLGDLRMDPAVLTHQAEVAAVGGNPQLAENLLRAAELATFDDEQVMALYEALRPYRSTATELAELQTTLLARGAPRCAALVEQAAAAYVRRGLLR, from the coding sequence ATGAGCGATATCACCGTCGGCAACGCGGTGGACGGCAAGCTCGGCCTGGGCGATCTGCGGATGGATCCGGCGGTCCTGACGCATCAAGCCGAGGTGGCCGCCGTCGGCGGCAACCCGCAACTGGCCGAGAACCTGCTGCGTGCAGCCGAATTGGCGACTTTCGACGACGAACAGGTGATGGCGCTCTACGAGGCGCTGCGCCCGTACCGGTCGACGGCCACCGAACTGGCCGAGCTGCAAACCACGTTGCTCGCCCGCGGCGCCCCGCGCTGCGCCGCACTGGTCGAACAGGCCGCCGCAGCCTACGTCCGTCGCGGCCTGCTGCGTTGA
- a CDS encoding aminotransferase class III-fold pyridoxal phosphate-dependent enzyme yields MYDYGTFSFDSKAQVLERAKEFWNPDKTQFWTDSGVDLVIDRREAYFLWDMSGRRLIDMHLNGGTYNLGHRNPEVMQAITDGMQHFDVGNHHFPSVARTALAQRLIESAPASLSKVAFGSGGGEAIDIALKSARHATQRRKIVSIVKAYHGHTGLAVATGDDRFAKLFLSDRPDEFVQVPFGDTDAMEQALRGRDVAAVIMETIPATYGFPLPPIGYLEAVKQLCERYDALYIADEVQTGLMRTGEMWGITKHGIDPDIMVTGKGLSGGMYPITAALLSDRAAQWLEQDGFGHISTFGGAELGCVAALKTLEITSRPEVRSSVHYIADIFAEGLARIQADNPGWFVGIRQNGVVIGLEFDHPEGAKFVMRELYQNGVWAIFSTLDPRVLQFKPGLLLNRDLCEDVLDRVEVAVGRAKLAATGRRKP; encoded by the coding sequence GTGTACGACTACGGCACGTTCTCGTTCGATTCCAAAGCCCAGGTGCTGGAACGTGCCAAAGAGTTCTGGAACCCGGACAAAACCCAGTTCTGGACCGACTCAGGCGTCGACCTGGTGATCGACCGACGCGAAGCGTACTTCCTGTGGGACATGAGCGGACGCCGGCTCATCGACATGCACCTCAACGGCGGCACCTACAACCTCGGGCACCGCAATCCCGAAGTGATGCAGGCGATCACCGACGGCATGCAGCACTTCGACGTCGGCAACCACCACTTCCCGTCGGTCGCCCGGACAGCGCTGGCACAGAGACTCATCGAGTCCGCGCCCGCGTCACTGAGCAAGGTGGCGTTCGGGTCCGGCGGCGGTGAGGCCATCGACATCGCGCTCAAGAGCGCCCGGCACGCCACCCAGCGCCGCAAGATCGTCTCGATCGTGAAGGCCTACCACGGGCACACCGGCCTCGCCGTCGCCACCGGCGACGACCGGTTCGCCAAACTGTTCCTCTCCGACCGGCCCGACGAGTTCGTCCAGGTCCCGTTCGGCGACACCGACGCGATGGAACAGGCGCTGCGCGGCCGCGACGTCGCCGCGGTGATCATGGAGACCATCCCCGCCACCTACGGATTCCCCCTTCCCCCAATCGGATACCTGGAAGCCGTCAAGCAGTTGTGTGAGCGCTACGACGCGCTCTACATCGCCGACGAGGTGCAGACCGGGCTGATGCGCACCGGCGAGATGTGGGGCATCACCAAGCACGGCATCGACCCGGACATCATGGTCACCGGCAAGGGACTCTCCGGCGGCATGTACCCGATCACCGCCGCACTGCTCAGCGACCGCGCCGCGCAATGGCTCGAACAGGACGGTTTCGGCCACATCTCCACCTTCGGCGGCGCCGAACTGGGATGCGTGGCCGCCCTCAAGACCCTGGAGATCACCAGCCGCCCCGAGGTGCGCTCCTCGGTGCACTACATCGCCGACATCTTCGCCGAGGGCCTGGCCCGGATCCAGGCCGACAACCCGGGCTGGTTCGTCGGCATCCGGCAGAACGGGGTGGTCATCGGTCTGGAGTTCGACCACCCCGAGGGGGCGAAGTTCGTGATGCGCGAGCTCTACCAGAACGGGGTGTGGGCGATCTTCTCGACCCTGGATCCCCGTGTCCTGCAATTCAAACCGGGCCTGCTGCTCAACCGTGACCTCTGCGAGGACGTACTCGACCGTGTCGAGGTCGCGGTCGGGCGGGCGAAGCTGGCCGCGACCGGACGGAGGAAGCCGTGA
- a CDS encoding LLM class flavin-dependent oxidoreductase — translation MFTLRFDMRAPAGGTPPSILYPAALEMAEWTETRGLILLVVSEHHAAEDGFLPSPLPMAAALAARTKSAPIAVSALILPLYNPVRLAEDIGVLDHLSGGRISYTLGIGYRPEEFESLGVDYHRRGELADSHLDILLKALGGERFNDDGRSVLAQPAPEGKVRISYGGGTPQAARRAARFGLGFNAQNNLPEVVQAYYDECTRHGHAPGRVQQPRPGFPTTVFVADDVDRAWQEIGPYLLHDAVSYAHGHHDPHIVSLSKANTIDALRAENGSHRIYTVEQAVEAIARDGVLSLHPLCGGLPPDIAWTYLRRVVDEVLPQVPR, via the coding sequence GTGTTCACTCTGCGGTTCGACATGCGCGCGCCCGCCGGTGGCACGCCGCCATCGATCCTGTATCCGGCCGCGCTGGAGATGGCCGAATGGACCGAGACCCGCGGGTTGATCCTGCTGGTCGTCTCCGAGCATCACGCCGCCGAGGACGGATTCCTGCCAAGCCCGCTGCCGATGGCCGCAGCACTGGCGGCCCGCACCAAGTCGGCACCGATCGCGGTGAGCGCCCTGATCCTGCCGCTGTACAACCCGGTCCGGTTGGCCGAGGACATCGGTGTGCTCGACCACCTCAGCGGTGGGCGCATCTCCTACACCCTGGGAATCGGGTATCGGCCGGAGGAGTTCGAATCTCTGGGGGTGGACTACCACCGCCGTGGTGAGCTGGCCGACAGCCACTTGGACATTCTGCTGAAAGCCCTAGGCGGCGAGCGGTTCAATGACGACGGACGCAGTGTCCTGGCTCAGCCCGCGCCCGAGGGTAAGGTGCGCATCTCCTACGGTGGGGGGACGCCACAGGCCGCGCGACGCGCGGCCCGGTTCGGGTTGGGGTTCAACGCGCAGAACAATCTGCCCGAGGTGGTGCAGGCCTACTACGACGAGTGCACCCGGCACGGCCACGCGCCCGGGAGGGTGCAGCAGCCACGGCCGGGATTCCCGACCACTGTGTTCGTCGCGGATGACGTAGATCGCGCCTGGCAGGAGATCGGGCCTTACCTGTTGCATGACGCGGTCAGCTACGCGCACGGCCATCACGACCCCCACATCGTCAGTCTGTCCAAGGCGAACACCATCGATGCGCTGCGCGCCGAGAACGGCAGCCACCGCATCTACACCGTCGAGCAGGCGGTCGAAGCCATCGCCCGGGACGGTGTCCTGTCATTGCATCCGCTGTGCGGCGGACTGCCGCCTGACATCGCGTGGACATACCTGCGGCGCGTGGTCGACGAGGTGCTGCCGCAGGTGCCCCGCTAA
- a CDS encoding propanediol/glycerol family dehydratase large subunit has product MADELGRFRVLDSKPVNLDGFSVPDAALGLIAMSSPHDPAPSLVVRDGVVVELDAKGVVEFDVIDEFIARYGIDLEVAEEAMALDDQTLARMVVDINVPRAEVVRLIGGTTPAKLARVVALLSPVEMQMAMAKMRARRTPSNQAHVTNQLDDPLLIAADAASAVAYGFREVETTVPVLGDAPSNAVALLIGSQVGTPGAMAQCSIEEALELRLGLRGLTSYAETISIYGTEQVFIDGDDTPFSKAILTSAYASRGLKMRVTSGGGAEVLMGAAEKCSILYLESRCVSLARALGSQGVQNGGIDGVGVVASVPEGMKELLAENLMVMMRDLESCAGNDNLISESDIRRSAHTLPVLLAGADFIFSGFGSIPRYDNAFALSNFNADDMDDFLVLQRDWGADGGLRTVSPEHLAAVRRRAAKAVQAVYRDLGLADYDDARVEEVVAANGSRDLPAGHPKMVAEAAASIEARQLTVFDVIASLHRTGFTDEAESIATLTRERLRGDQLQTSAIFDEQFRVLSKLTDPNDYRGPATGYALTDQRRAEIDAIRQARSSAELTADQEQHRGHVLVTEVEPAGQGSDPREVCIGLSPAWGRSVWLSLCGLPIGEVLRQISAGLEEEGCIARTVRVRSTIDVGLIGLTAARLSGSGIGIGLQGKGTALIHRRDLAPLANLELFSVAPLLTAKMYRELGKNAARHAKGMAPVPIFTGGTDESISARYHARAVALVALERDAFEPGLPPVTVKVEKP; this is encoded by the coding sequence GTGGCTGACGAGTTGGGCAGGTTCCGGGTCCTGGACTCGAAACCTGTCAACCTCGACGGGTTCAGCGTCCCGGACGCCGCACTCGGGCTGATCGCGATGAGCAGCCCGCATGACCCCGCACCGTCGCTGGTCGTTCGTGACGGTGTGGTAGTCGAACTCGACGCCAAAGGCGTCGTCGAGTTCGACGTCATCGACGAGTTCATCGCCCGCTACGGCATCGACCTCGAGGTCGCCGAAGAGGCGATGGCCCTCGATGACCAGACGCTGGCGCGGATGGTGGTCGACATCAACGTGCCGCGGGCGGAGGTGGTGCGGCTGATCGGCGGCACCACCCCCGCCAAGCTGGCGCGGGTCGTCGCGCTGCTGTCGCCGGTGGAGATGCAGATGGCGATGGCCAAGATGCGGGCCCGCCGGACACCGAGCAACCAGGCCCACGTCACCAACCAACTCGACGATCCGCTGTTGATCGCCGCCGACGCGGCCAGCGCCGTCGCGTACGGCTTCCGTGAGGTGGAGACGACGGTTCCGGTACTCGGGGATGCGCCGTCGAATGCGGTCGCGTTGTTGATCGGCAGCCAGGTCGGCACGCCCGGGGCGATGGCGCAGTGCTCGATCGAGGAGGCTCTGGAGCTGCGGCTCGGTCTGCGCGGCTTGACCAGTTACGCCGAGACGATCTCGATCTACGGCACCGAGCAGGTGTTCATCGACGGCGACGACACCCCGTTCAGCAAGGCGATTCTGACGTCGGCGTACGCGTCGCGCGGCCTGAAGATGCGGGTCACCAGCGGTGGCGGTGCCGAGGTGCTGATGGGCGCCGCCGAGAAGTGCTCGATCCTGTACCTGGAGTCGCGCTGCGTGTCGCTGGCGCGCGCGCTGGGCTCGCAGGGTGTGCAGAACGGCGGCATCGACGGGGTCGGGGTGGTGGCCTCGGTGCCCGAGGGTATGAAGGAACTGCTCGCCGAGAACCTGATGGTGATGATGCGCGACCTGGAGTCGTGCGCAGGCAACGACAACCTGATCTCGGAATCCGACATCCGGCGCAGCGCCCACACGCTGCCGGTACTGCTGGCCGGGGCGGACTTCATCTTCTCCGGCTTCGGGTCCATCCCGCGCTACGACAACGCGTTCGCGCTGTCGAACTTCAACGCCGACGACATGGACGACTTCCTGGTGCTGCAGCGCGACTGGGGCGCCGACGGCGGGCTGCGCACCGTGTCCCCGGAGCACCTGGCCGCGGTGCGCCGACGCGCGGCCAAGGCCGTCCAGGCGGTCTACCGCGACCTCGGTCTGGCCGACTACGACGACGCCCGGGTCGAGGAAGTGGTGGCGGCCAACGGGTCTCGCGACCTGCCTGCCGGCCACCCGAAGATGGTGGCCGAGGCCGCGGCGTCGATCGAGGCCAGGCAGCTGACGGTGTTCGACGTGATTGCGTCACTGCACCGCACCGGGTTCACCGACGAAGCCGAGTCGATCGCGACACTGACCCGCGAACGGCTGCGCGGCGACCAGTTGCAGACCTCGGCGATCTTCGACGAGCAGTTCCGGGTGTTGTCCAAGCTCACCGACCCCAACGACTATCGCGGCCCGGCAACGGGGTACGCACTCACCGACCAGCGCCGTGCCGAGATCGACGCGATCCGGCAGGCGCGCAGCAGCGCCGAACTGACCGCCGACCAGGAGCAGCACCGGGGGCACGTGCTGGTGACCGAGGTGGAGCCTGCCGGGCAGGGCAGCGACCCGCGTGAGGTGTGCATCGGGCTCTCGCCGGCCTGGGGCCGCAGCGTGTGGCTCTCCCTGTGCGGGCTGCCGATCGGAGAGGTGCTCAGGCAGATCTCGGCGGGTCTGGAGGAGGAGGGCTGCATCGCGCGCACGGTGCGGGTGCGCTCGACGATCGACGTCGGCCTGATCGGACTGACCGCTGCCCGACTGTCGGGCTCCGGTATCGGAATCGGGTTGCAGGGCAAGGGCACCGCGCTGATCCACCGCCGAGACCTGGCGCCGCTGGCGAACCTGGAGTTGTTCAGCGTGGCACCGTTGCTGACCGCGAAGATGTACCGCGAACTCGGCAAGAACGCCGCCCGCCACGCCAAGGGGATGGCACCGGTGCCGATTTTCACCGGCGGCACCGACGAATCGATCTCCGCGCGTTACCACGCCAGGGCGGTGGCGCTCGTCGCGCTGGAGCGCGACGCGTTCGAACCCGGGCTGCCCCCGGTCACGGTGAAGGTGGAGAAGCCATGA
- a CDS encoding Rieske 2Fe-2S domain-containing protein: MTAATESTSLGRAGDAFPPYPYSWYAVAFAREVAPGTVLTRRFLDGEIIVFRTTSGTLSAAEPYCPHLGAHIGKRGWVDGEAVVCPFHEFKYAASGQCVSTPTGEPPRGAALKTLPVRNHLGMIMVYHGPPGQEPAFELDLPESDPDWHPIATKKLHFKTHPQEVNENGLDHAHFATIHKFRNFVVPKPMQIEGPRIYTEYGGTKPVPVIGGVSFHFNSVLIGLGFSLVEIAIQGGLKVRQMVLPTPVAERHVDIYIGISAKKRARSKVLRALLAPIERLLGWIVLQVVSSEVQRDQLIWDDKVYLEHPKLTPGDGPIGKYRHWVRQFYSAS, from the coding sequence ATGACCGCAGCAACGGAGTCGACCAGTCTGGGCCGAGCCGGGGACGCGTTCCCGCCCTACCCGTACAGCTGGTATGCAGTGGCTTTCGCCCGTGAAGTCGCCCCCGGCACTGTCCTGACGAGACGCTTCCTCGACGGCGAGATCATCGTCTTCCGGACGACCTCGGGCACCCTGTCTGCCGCCGAACCCTACTGCCCCCACCTCGGCGCGCACATCGGGAAACGCGGTTGGGTCGACGGCGAGGCGGTCGTCTGCCCGTTCCACGAGTTCAAGTACGCAGCCTCGGGGCAGTGTGTCTCGACTCCCACCGGGGAACCGCCGCGCGGTGCGGCACTCAAGACGCTGCCCGTCCGTAATCACCTGGGCATGATCATGGTCTACCACGGCCCGCCCGGACAGGAGCCGGCGTTCGAACTCGACCTACCCGAATCCGATCCCGACTGGCATCCCATCGCCACGAAGAAACTGCACTTCAAGACCCACCCGCAGGAAGTCAACGAAAACGGGCTCGACCACGCGCATTTCGCGACAATCCACAAGTTCCGCAACTTCGTCGTACCCAAGCCCATGCAGATCGAAGGTCCGCGAATCTACACCGAGTACGGTGGCACCAAACCCGTTCCGGTGATCGGTGGCGTCAGCTTCCACTTCAATTCCGTGCTCATCGGTCTGGGCTTCTCACTCGTGGAGATCGCCATTCAGGGCGGCCTGAAGGTCCGTCAGATGGTGCTGCCGACACCGGTCGCCGAACGTCACGTCGACATCTACATCGGAATCAGCGCCAAGAAACGGGCACGAAGCAAGGTGTTGCGCGCGCTGCTGGCACCGATCGAACGGCTCCTGGGCTGGATCGTGCTGCAGGTTGTGTCGTCGGAGGTGCAGCGCGACCAACTGATCTGGGACGACAAGGTGTACCTCGAGCATCCCAAGCTCACACCGGGGGACGGTCCGATCGGCAAGTACCGGCACTGGGTGCGACAGTTCTACAGCGCATCGTGA